CTTTTGGGAAGACGCGGCATCCTTCAAGGCAATGGGCGGGGGCGATTGAGTTTGGGATGCGTTGAGCGACGCTACCGATGCGGACTCAGCCGATGCGATTTTCTTGCGAAGTTCGTTGATCTGATTGGCGTATTGCTCGTTGCGAAAGGTGAGCTCTTCGACCTGCTTTTTCGCATTGGCTGCGGTTTGGTTGTGTTGTTGCTTCAACATCTTGATCTGTTGCTGAAGGTCGGTGATGCGAGCGTTCTGTTCTTGTTGGATGTTTTGGCTGTGTTCGAAGTAGTTGGCCAGTTTGCGTTCGTATTCCAGTGTCGCTGCCAACTCCGCATTTTCGCGTTCGAGTTCGAGCATGCGCAACCAAACCTGGTTGCCCAAAGCGAAGACGGGCGTCTGTTCGTCGTCGCCGCGTTCGGCTCGGAAAACGCCATCGGATAGCGACATGGGTTCTTCGTCAGCGACCGACAAGGGTGGTGGCGATTTCGGTTTGGGGGCCGGCAGCTTTTCGGACTGGGGGCTGATCACTCGCTCGGAGATAATGGTTTCACCGGGGTAGCGTGGCCCGACGGGCGTGAAACCTTGGGCGTTTGCGTAATTCGCAACTGTGCATCCGGCAAGGATGAGTCCCAGGACACTCACGCGGTGCAAGCAAGAGTTCGAGATTCCGATGCCGAGGGAAGCCGCATGCTGGCTGGGTCGGTTACGTGGGTGCCGCTTTGAATGGGTCATGATGTTTGTTGAGTCGAGAAGAGCGGATCGCGAAACGGTTGAGCAATATTGCCCGAGGACCTAGCGTAGCTTAGAAGCCTGGAGCAACAGATGCCTGAAGCAATTGGAATGCCGAGGCAACTTGAATGCTGGGCAACTTGTCAGCCTACGAGGACGGTATGTCAGTGTTGGAAAAAGCATCGGGGAACAATTCGGATAGACGCCGAACTTGTCGATCGCCATCGATCACGTCGACAGTGTAAACGAACATGTCCAGCCCGAACTCGGCAAGTACTTGGCGGCACGCACCGCATGGCATCGCGCCGCCAATGCTGGCGATCGCGATCGCACGAAAGTCACGATAGCCGACCGCGACACTCGATGTGACCGCGACTCGCTCGGCACACTGGGTCAGCGAGTAGCTGGCGTTTTCGACGTTACAACCTTCGATGATCTTACCGTCGTGCATCAGCAACGCGGCACCGACATAGAAGTGACTGTGTGGCGCGTAGGCGTGGTTGCGGGCGGCGACTGCGGCTTGGATCAACCGGGCGATATCGTCTTCCGATGGAGCATCGATTTCCATCGACACGTTCTTTGAAGAAGGTTTCACAGACATTGAATTCACGACGTAACCCCCGGCTAACAAGAAAAGATCGGACGGGGAATGCCCCCGGACAGGCCATTCGGCCAGGTCACAGGCTGCATTGTCACCGTCGCGAATATCTAGACTAACCGATCCGTCGTCGCAAGCAATGCATTGGTGAAGTTCCACGACGCGAAAGTCCTCTTCCGGGGGGCGGGCGGTGAAGCTTGTGTTGCTTTGGAAGAGAGGATTTGCGAAGAGTTTGAAACCGCTATCATGACAGGGCATCTCTTTGCCTCCCCGTTCCAACGAACCGAAAACTCACCATGAGACTTCACTCCCATTCGCTTCCGATTCGACTGGTTTCCCAAGCGTGCGGCTCGGCCCTGCGCGTCATGTTTCCTGGCCAAATATCGTGGTTTCGAGCGACCGGCCCATCGGTTCGGTTCACGCGTCGACCAGGCCTAAATGGCGAGGGGCGACAGAGTCATGGGTTGCGGTTGGCTGCGATTCTCGGATTGGTCAGCCTGACGGGGCAATCGGGCATGCTGGGAGGCGTTCTGGGCGATCAAACCGCGATGGGGCAAGCGATCATCACTTTGGCTGAACAGGAAACTGCCCCGGCCGAATCGGCGGCGGACGTCTCGAAGGCTGCCATGGCTCAGGAACCGGTTCAGGAACAAGCCCTGAAGCCAGTGAAAGCGAGCGAGCCGAATGAAAAAGTGTCGGTGCAAAGCGATGCCCGAGCACTGTCTCGCGCCTTTCGCCAGGCAGCCCGGGCGGCGACTCCTTCCGTCGTGACGGTGTATTCATACGGTCAAAATCTGGATAAGCCCGCCGACAACGACGACGCGGAAGAAATCCCGCCCGGCGATGAAACCTTGGGCCCCACACCACCGCCCAAAAGCGAGGACGATGGCTTCCCGCTGACCGGGTTGGGATCGGGCGTGATTGTCAACTTGCAGATCGAACCGATCGCAGGCGAATCGCAGGAAGCCGATAACTCGGTCGCTGGTTACTGGGTCATGACCAACAATCACGTCATCAATGATGCTCGTCGTGTGGTCGTGCAGTTGCCCGACGAAACTGAGTTGGTGGCGACGGTGGTGCACGGAGACCCCGACAGCGACATCGCGGTCTTGCGATTGGAAACCGACTTAACGCTCGACGTGGCGACCTTGGGTGATTCCGATCGGCTGGAAATTGGCGACTGGGTTTTGGCGATTGGAAGCCCGTTCAAACTGGAAGCGACTGTCAGTGCGGGGATCATCAGTGCGAAGAACCGGGCGTTGGACCGAGTCCGACGAGGCCGATTGTTGCAAACCGATGCTGCTATCAACCCGGGGAACTCCGGTGGGCCATTGATCGACTTGGAAGGCGAAGTGATTGCGATCAGTACTGCCATTGCCACTCGCAATGGTGGTTACCAAGGAATCGGTTTCGCCGTCCCCGTCAACCAAGCTCGGTGGATCGCTCGTGAGTTGGCCCAGTTCGAGCGAGTACGTCGAGCGGCGATGGGAATCCGCTTGGCCGAACTGAATCCCAAGAATGCCAAGAAGTTAAGCTTGCCAACTTATTTGGGTGTGTTGGTTTACCAAGTCATTGACGATTCCGCCGCACAGCGGGCGGGATTGCAAAACATGGACGTGATCCTTGAGTTCGCTGGCCAGCGAGTTCGCAAGCCGGGTGCTTTGCAAGAAGCGGTCGAGCGTCAGCCAGTCGGTTCGACTCAACAGATCAAGATCTACCGAGCCGGTGAGGAACTGATTAAGGAAATCGTGCTGGCTCCGTTGGAAGATCCCACCGCGGTTGAGGGTGGAGCTGAAGAGGGCTCCGAAGAAGAGGCCGCTGGTAAGTAGACCGGGCCTGAATGCATCCGTGATCCACTTCGGGGAATGGGAACCTATCTCACGAAAACGGATCGGTGAGTCTTAGCTGACGACGCACCGATCCGTTTTTTGTTGCATGGCCCACTTCTTCCAATGAATATCGGAAGCGACGCTGGGTTAAATCCTAGGCTTTATTTGCCAGTGGCCTTTTTGCGGTCCGCTTGGCTTCCCAAGGTCAGGAACAGGTTGCGTTGCACACCGCCGCGTCGGACCACCATGCGGATCTTCTTGCCGGGGGCGTACTTCAAGACTTCAGTACGTAGCTCGGCACCGTTGTTCACCTGTTTGCCTTCGACTGAAACGATCTGGTCACCCAGTTTCAGGTCCGACACCGCGGCTGGTGAGAACGCAGTCAGCTTGAAAATCGACAAGCTGTCCGACCGAACCGAAGCACCGATCCAAGGTGGGCCGGCTTCAGTGGCAGTTGCTTTGGCGGCAGCTTTGGATGCTTCGGTCGCTTCCGATACTTTGCTTTTGGCATCGGCCATCTTGGCTTTGGCATCTTCGTTCTCTTCAGCGGTTTTCGCTTTGGTCGCCTCGATCGCTGAGGCTGTTTTCTTGGTAGCGGATTCCTTCGTCTCGGTCAGCTTTTCAGCAGCGGCCATGGTTGCTTGCTTTGCCGCCTTTTGAGGCGCAGCCGTTTTCGCTTTGGCATCAGCCATCAAGTTGCTGGCTTTCGCTTCGGTCGACTTGGCAACGTCGCTCGCTTTGTCGGTTGCGGACTCGGCAGCCTCTTTGGTTGCCTTAGCAGCTTCCGAAGCTTTGGCCTTGGCTTCGGCCATTAGCGATTTGGATTGCTTGGCGGCTTCGGCTGTTTTCGCTTCGGCGGCCTTGGCGAGCTCAGCGGCTTTCTTGCTGGCGGCTGCTTTGGCTTCGGCGGCTTTTTCGCTGATCGACTGGGTTGCGGCCTTGGCGGAATCGGTCGCCTTCGCGGCTTCCGTCTTGGCGTCGGCCATCAGGTTACTGGCTTTCGCTTCGGTTGCCTTCGCGACTTCACTCGCTTTGTCGGTTGCGGACTCGGCTGCTTCTTGAGTTGCCTTGGCGGCTTCCGCTGCTTTGGCCTTGGCTTCGGCCATTAGCGATTTGGATTGCTTGGCGGCTTCGGCAGTTTTCGCTTCAGCGGCCTTGGCGAGCTCCGCAGCTTTCTTGCTGGCGGCTGCTTTGGTTTCGGCGGCTTTTTTACTGATTGACTGGGTTGCGGCCTTGGCGGAA
The Neorhodopirellula lusitana DNA segment above includes these coding regions:
- a CDS encoding S1C family serine protease codes for the protein MRLHSHSLPIRLVSQACGSALRVMFPGQISWFRATGPSVRFTRRPGLNGEGRQSHGLRLAAILGLVSLTGQSGMLGGVLGDQTAMGQAIITLAEQETAPAESAADVSKAAMAQEPVQEQALKPVKASEPNEKVSVQSDARALSRAFRQAARAATPSVVTVYSYGQNLDKPADNDDAEEIPPGDETLGPTPPPKSEDDGFPLTGLGSGVIVNLQIEPIAGESQEADNSVAGYWVMTNNHVINDARRVVVQLPDETELVATVVHGDPDSDIAVLRLETDLTLDVATLGDSDRLEIGDWVLAIGSPFKLEATVSAGIISAKNRALDRVRRGRLLQTDAAINPGNSGGPLIDLEGEVIAISTAIATRNGGYQGIGFAVPVNQARWIARELAQFERVRRAAMGIRLAELNPKNAKKLSLPTYLGVLVYQVIDDSAAQRAGLQNMDVILEFAGQRVRKPGALQEAVERQPVGSTQQIKIYRAGEELIKEIVLAPLEDPTAVEGGAEEGSEEEAAGK
- a CDS encoding cytidine deaminase yields the protein MEIDAPSEDDIARLIQAAVAARNHAYAPHSHFYVGAALLMHDGKIIEGCNVENASYSLTQCAERVAVTSSVAVGYRDFRAIAIASIGGAMPCGACRQVLAEFGLDMFVYTVDVIDGDRQVRRLSELFPDAFSNTDIPSS